Genomic window (Neorhizobium galegae bv. orientalis str. HAMBI 540):
TTTAATGTTCCAGAAGGGTTGCCGCGGATTGGACGCGCTCTAGGTGAATCGTTGAACCGCTCGGTTCGATCTCATCGGCGCACGTCGTTCTGGCGCGTCACCGACCTTTTCTCTCCGGGGAGGTCCTCTATGGAAACCCACTGTCTTAAGCGCCCCACGCGGCGCCAATTCCTTTCTTCCGTTGCTTTTACCATTCTCGCCGGCGGGGCCGCGCCGGTCATGGCGCGCAGCATTTCCGGCAGACTTCCCTGGGAGGCGCGCTCCGCCGATCCGCCGGTACAGGTCAAGCCCGGGGGCTGGCTGTTCTTCACACTCGAAGAGGCGCAGACGATGGAAGCGGTCGCCGATCGGCTGGTGCCCGCGGACGAGCTTTCGCTCGGCGGCAAGGATGCCGGCTGCGTTCTCTATCTCGACCGGCAGCTCGTGGGATCCTATGGCACGTCGAGCCGGCTCTATACCAAGGGCCCGTTCATGCCCGGCCTGCCGACGCAAGGGTACCAGGCACCTGACACGCCGGCTCAGCGGTATCGTACCGGCATTGCCGCGTTCAACGCGTTCACCCGCGAAACCAAGGGCGGCAAGCGCTTCGCCGAGCTCGCCCCTGATGAGCAGGACGCCGTGCTGAAGGATCTCGAAGCCGGAAAGATCACCCTGCCGAACAAGGTGGATGCCAAGTCCTTCTTCAACCTAATGCTCGCCAACGTGATGGAAGGCTTCTTCGCCGACCCGATCTATGGCGGCAACAAGGACATGGCCTCGTGGAAGATGCTGGGCTTTCCCGGCGCGCGATACGACTACCGCGACCACGTTTCCAAACACAACCAACCCTATCCCCTGCCTCCGGTTTCGATCGCAGGCTCGATGGAATGGATGACCAGGTAGGGACTGAAAAATATGACCACTATTCTACCTCGCAAGGACGCCGTGATTGTCGGCCTTGGCTGGACAGGCGCGATCCTCGCCCATGAACTGACCGAGGACGGGCTCGACGTCGTGGCGATCGAACGCGGTCCGTGGCGCGATACGGCCACCGATTTCAACATCGGTTATGCCCAGGACGAGCTTCGTTACGGCATCCGCCGTGACCTCTTCCTGCAGCCGGCCGTCGAAGCGATGACGATGCGCAACAACACCTCGCAGACGGCGCTGCCGATGCGGGACTACGGATCCTTCCTGCCCGGCAACGGGGTGGGCGGTGCCGGCGTTCATTGGAACGGCCATACCTGGCGGTTCTGGGACAGCGACTTCCAGATCGCCGATCA
Coding sequences:
- a CDS encoding gluconate 2-dehydrogenase subunit 3 family protein → METHCLKRPTRRQFLSSVAFTILAGGAAPVMARSISGRLPWEARSADPPVQVKPGGWLFFTLEEAQTMEAVADRLVPADELSLGGKDAGCVLYLDRQLVGSYGTSSRLYTKGPFMPGLPTQGYQAPDTPAQRYRTGIAAFNAFTRETKGGKRFAELAPDEQDAVLKDLEAGKITLPNKVDAKSFFNLMLANVMEGFFADPIYGGNKDMASWKMLGFPGARYDYRDHVSKHNQPYPLPPVSIAGSMEWMTR